A stretch of the Siniperca chuatsi isolate FFG_IHB_CAS linkage group LG24, ASM2008510v1, whole genome shotgun sequence genome encodes the following:
- the LOC122872415 gene encoding oxysterol-binding protein-related protein 11-like codes for MQGETTAIRITENEGKLDVFPQNKTTSSGRASAKSWQYSDHMENIDGYLMKYTNLVTGWQYRFFVLNNEAGLLEYFVNEQSRPQKPRGMLPLAGAVISPSDEDSHTFTVNAISGEQYKLRATDAKERQHWVSRLQICTQHHTEAMGKSNPPPKSRSYSMASQGSGSSPMSLRRPSQNPNTLFSWSQVNKGSSLYSSKRSLLPDHLLDAREMMSQAQGQHRDLIQSIEGLPAAPGLSPLDQDLLMLKATSMATMNCLNECLHILHLQQVARQRGSLGGPTIEWLEPKLPDILKNGSSSLGSFTTGEGPLEGSRLELSSPESCSFSGEQEDIDAEDEAEDCFTDKEEDLGAVEEERSVILHLLSQLKLGMDLTRVVLPTFILEKRSLLEMYADFMSHPDLFVAITDGSSAEDRMVRFVEYYLTSFHEGRKGAIAKKPYNPIIGETFHCSWKVPKRPEASKEPSQGSPDLAASQDPYQVRFVAEQVSHHPPVSGFYAECQERRMCVNTHVWTKSKFMGMSIGVSMIGEGCLSLLEHDEEYTFTLPCAYARSILTVPWVELGGKVNISCAKSGYSAIITFQTKPFYGGKLHKVTAEVKHNTTNAVVCRVQGEWNGVLEFSYTSGETRVVDVTKLPVTKKSVRPIEKQGPTESRRLWQHVTESLREKDIEKATEHKRLLEERQRTEERHRAETETTWRTRYFDREGEGWVYHKPLWKNSTFKS; via the exons ATGCAAGGGGAAACCACGGCTATACGAATCACGGAAAACGAAGGCAAGCTGGATGTATTTCCTCAAAACAAGACCACAAGCTCGGGGAGAGCAAGTGCCAAAAGCTGGCAGTATAG TGACCACATGGAGAATATTGATGGCTACTTGATGAAATACACCAACCTTGTAACAGGGTGGCAATACAG GTTCTTTGTCTTAAACAATGAAGCGGGCTTGCTGGAGTACTTCGTCAATGAGCAGTCGCGGCCCCAGAAGCCCCGAGGCATGCTCCCCCTAGCAGGGGCCGTCATCTCACCCAGCGACGAGGACTCGCATACTTTCACTGTCAACGCCATCAGCGGGGAGCAGTACAAGCTCAGGG cCACCGATGCCAAAGAGAGGCAGCACTGGGTGAGCAGACTGCAGATCTGCACACAGCACCACACAGAGGCCATGGGGAAG AGTAATCCCCCACCCAAGTCCCGGAGTTACTCTATGGCGTCTCAAGGCAGCGGAAGCTCACCCATGTCCCTGCGCCGGCCCAGCCAAAACCCCAACACCTTATTCAGCTGGTCGCAGGTCAACAAGGGCTCGTCACTCTACTCCAGCAAGAGGTCCCTGCTGCCAGACCACCTGCTGGACGCCAGAGAG ATGATGAGCCAGGCCCAGGGCCAGCACAGAGACCTGATCCAGAGCATCGAGGGCCTGCCTGCAGCCCCTGGCCTGTCCCCTCTAGACCAGGATCTGCTGATGCTCAAGGCCACTTCCATGGCCACCATGAACTGCCTCAACGAGTGCCTGCACATCCTGCACCTGCAGCAGGTGGCCAGGCAGAGAGGCTCCCTGGGAG GACCCACCATCGAGTGGTTGGAGCCCAAGCTGCCAGACATCCTGAAGAACGGCAGCAGCTCCCTGGGCAGCTTCACGACAGGAGAGGGCCCGCTGGAGGGGAGCCGTCTGGAGCTCAGCAGCCCCGAGTCCTGCAGCTTCTCTGGG GAACAGGAAGACATAGATGCGGAGGATGAGGCGGAGGACTGCTTCACAGACAAAGAGGAGGACCTGGGTGCTGTGGAGGAGGAGCGGAGCGTCATCCTACACCTGCTGTCCCAGCTGAAGCTGGGCATGGACCTCACACGG GTGGTCCTTCCCACCTTCATCCTAGAGAAGCGCTCTCTGCTGGAGATGTACGCCGACTTCATGTCACACCCGGACCTCTTTGTGGCCATCACCGACGGCAGCAGTGCGGAGGACCGCATGGTCCGTTTTGTTGAGTACTACCTCACCTCCTTCCATGAGGGCCGCAAGGGCGCCATCGCCAAGAAGCCCTACAACCCCATCATTGGCGAAACCTTCCACTGTTCCTGGAAGGTACCCAAGAGACCAGAGGCCTCCAAGGAGCCCTCGCAGGGAAGTCCGGACCTGGCCGCCTCCCAGGACCCCTACCAAGTGCGCTTTGTGGCGGAGCAGGTGTCCCACCACCCCCCTGTGTCTGGCTTCTACGCTGAATGCCAGGAGAGGCGGATGTGTGTGAACACGCATGTGTGGACAAAGAGCAAGTTCATGGGAATGTCCATTGGAGTATCCATGATAGGAGAAG gttGTCTGTCTTTGCTGGAGCACGATGAAGAATACACTTTCACGCTGCCTTGTGCATATGCACGCTCCATCCTCACTGTTCCCTGGGTGGAACTGGGTGGCAAAGTCAACATCAGCTGCGCTAAGTCAGGCTACTCTGCAATCATCACTTTCCAGACTAAACCATTCTATGGTGGCAAATTACACAA GGTGACAGCGGAGGTGAAGCACAACACCACCAATGCGGTGGTATGTCGTGTGCAGGGCGAGTGGAACGGTGTTTTGGAGTTCAGCTACACCAGCGGAGAGACAAGGGTGGTCGACGTCACCAAGCTGCCTGTTACGAAGAAGAGCGTTCGGCCGATTGAGAAGCAGGGACCAACTGAATCCAG GCGCCTGTGGCAGCATGTGACAGAGTCCTTGCGGGAGAAGGATATCGAAAAAGCCACGGAGCACAAGAGGCTTCTCgaggagaggcagaggacagaggagaggcaCCGCGCAGAGACCGAAACCACTTGGAGGACCAGATACTTCGACAGAGAG ggCGAAGGCTGGGTCTATCACAAACCACTTTGGAAAAACTCTACTTTCAAATCCTAG